A part of Streptomyces sp. DSM 40750 genomic DNA contains:
- a CDS encoding NUDIX hydrolase family protein — protein MTDTTPGWLPSDELESARARMPILYVEAVPVRVDDSGEVTSIGLLLRIGSDGAVSRNLVSGRVMHHERVRDALLRHLEKDLGPVALPRVPAALQPFTVAEYFPTQGVTPFHDPRQHAVSLAYIVPVSGDCRPRQDALDLVWFSPQEAASASVQNEMPGGQGVLLKQALAHVGCLP, from the coding sequence ATGACCGATACCACGCCCGGCTGGCTGCCGTCCGACGAACTCGAATCGGCTCGCGCCCGAATGCCGATCCTGTACGTCGAGGCCGTGCCCGTGCGCGTCGACGACAGCGGCGAAGTCACCAGCATCGGCCTGCTGCTGCGCATCGGCTCGGACGGAGCGGTCAGCCGCAACCTGGTCTCCGGCCGCGTGATGCACCACGAGCGGGTGCGCGACGCCCTGCTGCGCCATCTGGAGAAGGACCTCGGCCCGGTGGCGCTGCCCCGCGTCCCGGCCGCCCTCCAGCCCTTCACCGTCGCCGAGTACTTCCCGACGCAGGGCGTCACCCCGTTCCACGACCCGCGTCAGCACGCCGTCTCCCTCGCCTACATCGTCCCGGTGTCCGGCGACTGCCGTCCCCGGCAGGACGCGCTCGACCTGGTGTGGTTCAGCCCGCAGGAGGCGGCGTCGGCGTCGGTCCAGAACGAGATGCCGGGCGGCCAGGGGGTCCTGCTGAAGCAGGCCCTGGCGCACGTCGGCTGTCTGCCCTAG